In Acidimicrobiia bacterium, the following proteins share a genomic window:
- the rplO gene encoding 50S ribosomal protein L15, with protein sequence MKLHHLKPADGSKKAKIRVGRGEGGRRGKTAGRGTKGQKARGTTRPGFEGGQMPLQRRLPKLKGFKNRNKKYFALINVGRLGEFDAGSVVTPDELRERGLVKHRGLVKVLGEGELDRALTVHAHAFSLGAVEKIKAAGGSVETID encoded by the coding sequence ATGAAGCTCCACCATTTGAAACCGGCGGATGGGTCGAAGAAGGCCAAGATCCGCGTCGGGCGCGGCGAGGGCGGCAGGCGAGGCAAGACTGCGGGCCGCGGCACCAAGGGCCAGAAGGCTCGTGGGACGACCCGGCCGGGGTTCGAGGGCGGGCAGATGCCGCTGCAGCGGCGGCTGCCGAAGCTCAAGGGCTTCAAGAATCGCAACAAGAAGTACTTCGCGCTCATCAATGTCGGGCGTCTCGGCGAGTTCGACGCCGGCTCCGTGGTGACACCGGACGAGTTGCGTGAGCGGGGCCTCGTGAAACACAGGGGGCTCGTCAAGGTCCTGGGCGAGGGCGAGTTGGACCGCGCTCTCACGGTACACGCCCACGCCTTCAGCCTCGGCGCCGTGGAGAAGATCAAGGCGGCAGGAGGCTCGGTCGAGACGATCGACTGA
- the rpmD gene encoding 50S ribosomal protein L30: MAKSLRITLVKSTIGEKPKVRATVESLGLRKIRQSVERPDTPDVRGMVFRAKHLLDVEESG; the protein is encoded by the coding sequence ATGGCCAAGTCGCTGAGGATCACGCTCGTGAAGAGCACGATCGGCGAGAAGCCGAAGGTGCGGGCAACCGTCGAGAGCCTGGGGCTGCGCAAGATCAGGCAATCCGTCGAGAGGCCGGACACGCCCGACGTGCGCGGCATGGTCTTTCGCGCCAAGCACCTTCTCGACGTCGAGGAATCAGGATGA